The genomic stretch GTGCGACTTGCACACCATTGTGCGGCTGCCCAAGGGCGTGTTCGCCCCATACACAGACATCAAGACCAACGTGCTCTTCTTCGAGAAGGGCAGGCCCGCCACCGAGGTCTGGTATTACGAGCACCCCTATCCCCAGGGCTACAAGAGCTACTCCAAGACCAAGCCGATGCGAATCGAGGAATTCGAACCCGAGAAGGCGTGGTGGGAAGACCGCGTCGAGAACGAGTTCGCGTGGAAGGTGACGCTCGAAGACATCCGTGAGCGCGGCTTCAACCTCGACATTAGCAACCCTAACGCTCCCGGCGCGACCTACGAAGACCCCAGGGCCCTGCTCGCCCGCTTTAATGAGGAGAAGGCGGCGGCGGCGGCGCTGCGTGAGGAATTGCGTCAGGCACTCGCGACGGCGCTGTCCTCCGGGGACACAACATGAAGCCGCAGGACCTGATCGCGGCCTTCGATACGCTCGCCGAGGCCCCAGACGGGGTGAAGCGGCTCCGCGCTTTGGTGCTGCAACTAGCGATGCGCGGGCGGCTGGTGCCGCAGGACCCGGACGACGAGCCATCTGGCGTGCTGCTTGATCAGGCAAGGCAGGACCGAGCGAGGCTCATTGCCGAGAAATTCATTCGGCGACGCAGTGCAGGGGAGGTTCAATCAAATGAGCAACCGTTCGAAATCCCGCCCCAGTGGTCTTGGACGCGCATCTGGTTTGCGGCCCATGACCTCGGCCAGGGTAAGCCCAAGTCGCGTTTTTCGTATGTGGACGTGTCGGCGATTGACAAGGAGCGCGGCGTCATTTCTGGCGACGTTGCCATCCTCAACCCCGAAGAGGCCCCAAGCCGTGCGCGCAAGCGGGTCGCGAGAGGATGTGTCATCTACTCTACCGTGCGCCCTTACTTGCGCAACATTGCCGTGGTGGACCGAGATTTCGACCCGCCGCCCGTCGTGAGTACCGCTTTCTCTGTGCTCATGCCCTACCCTCGGATTTCAGCTCGCTACCTCTACTACTACCTTCGATCGCCAGCATTCGTGAACTACGTCGAAGCCCACCAAAAAGGCGTGGCCTACCCGGCGATCAATGATGGGGACTTCCAGCTTGCCCCCGTCCCGATTCCACCCTCGGCAGAGCAGAAGCGCATCGTCGCCCGCGTCGATGAGTTGATGGGTCTGCTCGACGAGTTGGAGGCCGCACGACAGGCCCGCGAGGCCACGCGAACAGCGCTGCGCGACTCCGTGCTCGCCGCGCTTCGGGACGCCGACACCTCCGAGGAAGTCGAAAACGCGTGGGAGCGGATCGCGGGCCGAATGGACGACCTGTTCACCGCCCCCGCCGACGTGGAGCCGCTGCGGCAAACAGTGCTCCAGCTTGCTGTGCGCGGGTGGCTAGTTCCGCAGGACCCGGACGACGAGCCCGCCTGCTTGTTGCTTGAGCGCATCGCGGAGGAGAAGGCCCGGCTGGTCAAGGAGCAGAGTATCCGCAAGTCGAAACCTCTGCCGCCAGTTTCGAAGGACGAGGTGCCGTTCGAAGTGCCGAATGGGTGGGTGTGGACTCGGTTCGGTACTATTACCAACACTCGCCTCGGTAAGATGCTGGACAAGGCGAAGAATTCCGGTCCGATGAGGCCGTACCTCCGCAATGCCAATCTCCAATGGTTCAAGTTCCTCCTAGAAGACCTCAAGCAACTTCGTCTGGAGGAGAGCGAACTCACCGAGTGCTCGGTTGGTGTCGGCGACCTTCTGATTTGCGAGGGAGGCGAGCCCGGCAGGGCAACTGTCTGCGACGAGTCGGTGGACGGCATGGTCTACCAGAAGGCCCTTCACCGAGCCCGCCCCCTCTGCGGCATCAGTCCTTGGTATTTGGCCTACTTGCTGCGCTGCGACACTTGGTCTGGTCGTTTAGCCGAGCTGTTCACCGGCGCGACGATCAAGCACCTGACGGGACGGTCCCTCGCGTCGTACACGGTGCCGCTCCCACCCCTAGCTGAGCAGAAGCGCATCGTCGCCCGCGTCGATCAGTTGATGAGTCTGCTCGACCGGTTGGAGCAGCGCCTCGCCTCTAAGACGACCGCACACGACACCTTCGCCGCCGCAGTCGTCCACCACCTTGACGCCTGACGACTCGCAGGCCGCGAACAGTTGAAGATCGATCTCACCGGCGGCCACTGTTAATCCGAGGGCAAGCGGGCCACACCTCTTCTGGTCCCAAAACGGTCGAATTCTTACCACGAGCTTACCATAGGCGATTACGCCCTCCCCGGGGCCATCAGCTAAACCTGCTATGTAAATTATTGATTTAGAGGAGGTTAAGTCTTGGTCGGGACGGCGAGATTCGAACTCGCGACCCCCTGAACCCCATTCAGGTGCGCTACCAGGCTGCGCCACGTCCCGACCGGGCAAGGGCCCTAATGTACATGATCAGTCGAGTCAAGCGCAACCCTTTGGGACTTGATCGGTTGATGACATCTGACTCCTCTGTGTATTGACGTCATCAATACATCTGAGCAACTGGCGGCGGCCCTGGAGAAACGGAGTGTCAGTCCTGAGTTGATCAAAGAACCTGTTGCCGAAGCCGTTAAGGAGAGGGTCGGTTGATTCAGCCATTGGCGCTGGCCCGGCGCACTTCCTGGATCGCCGCAGGGATGCACCTTAAGGCTTCGCAACTGCCAATCCCCAACGATCAACTCCCAAGCAGGGCGCTGAGGTCAGGAGGGGTCGGTTTCCAGGAGGGTGATCAGGTCTTGGAGTTCTTCGGTGACCTGGGAGAGGATTTCCTGGTCGTGAGTGGCGGCGGAGAGGCGGCGGTGGGAGAGGCGTTTGTTGGCGCCGGCGATGGTGTAGCCCTCGTCGTAGAGCAGGCGCTTGATGGTCTCGACGAGCTCGATGTCTTTTTGGCTGTAGGTGCGCTGGCCGGCTTTGTTCTTGGAGGGCGCCAGGGCCG from Acidobacteriota bacterium encodes the following:
- a CDS encoding restriction endonuclease subunit S — translated: MKPQDLIAAFDTLAEAPDGVKRLRALVLQLAMRGRLVPQDPDDEPSGVLLDQARQDRARLIAEKFIRRRSAGEVQSNEQPFEIPPQWSWTRIWFAAHDLGQGKPKSRFSYVDVSAIDKERGVISGDVAILNPEEAPSRARKRVARGCVIYSTVRPYLRNIAVVDRDFDPPPVVSTAFSVLMPYPRISARYLYYYLRSPAFVNYVEAHQKGVAYPAINDGDFQLAPVPIPPSAEQKRIVARVDELMGLLDELEAARQAREATRTALRDSVLAALRDADTSEEVENAWERIAGRMDDLFTAPADVEPLRQTVLQLAVRGWLVPQDPDDEPACLLLERIAEEKARLVKEQSIRKSKPLPPVSKDEVPFEVPNGWVWTRFGTITNTRLGKMLDKAKNSGPMRPYLRNANLQWFKFLLEDLKQLRLEESELTECSVGVGDLLICEGGEPGRATVCDESVDGMVYQKALHRARPLCGISPWYLAYLLRCDTWSGRLAELFTGATIKHLTGRSLASYTVPLPPLAEQKRIVARVDQLMSLLDRLEQRLASKTTAHDTFAAAVVHHLDA
- a CDS encoding MerR family transcriptional regulator, which encodes MSEAPEKLYYKIGEVCEICQIEPHVLRYWESEFSALAPSKNKAGQRTYSQKDIELVETIKRLLYDEGYTIAGANKRLSHRRLSAATHDQEILSQVTEELQDLITLLETDPS
- a CDS encoding N-6 DNA methylase → CDLHTIVRLPKGVFAPYTDIKTNVLFFEKGRPATEVWYYEHPYPQGYKSYSKTKPMRIEEFEPEKAWWEDRVENEFAWKVTLEDIRERGFNLDISNPNAPGATYEDPRALLARFNEEKAAAAALREELRQALATALSSGDTT